A single region of the Pseudomonas sp. VD-NE ins genome encodes:
- a CDS encoding tetratricopeptide repeat protein: protein MNRTGRTLALGCLLLLQPLLAHAQAGGNSLLIPAMGRCTLNTQPQDVTQALAACQKAADEGDAQAQYELGEFYYDGKNAPRDLNQALSYFEKASLQGHAQAQFKLGTMFFHGEGVQANNIQAYIVLKMAAVNGAEDALDTADEVSEKMSREDLETATQVLGQIFRKYLMELQSADGRTPFSPLP from the coding sequence ATGAACCGCACCGGCCGCACCCTTGCCTTGGGCTGCCTGTTGCTCCTTCAGCCCCTGCTCGCGCATGCACAAGCAGGCGGCAACTCGTTGTTGATCCCGGCGATGGGTCGTTGCACCCTCAATACTCAGCCGCAAGACGTCACGCAGGCACTGGCCGCCTGCCAGAAAGCGGCGGACGAAGGGGATGCGCAAGCGCAATACGAGTTGGGTGAGTTCTACTACGACGGCAAGAATGCGCCGCGCGACCTCAATCAAGCCCTGAGCTATTTCGAAAAGGCCTCGCTGCAAGGCCACGCTCAGGCGCAATTCAAACTTGGCACCATGTTCTTCCACGGTGAAGGCGTGCAGGCCAACAACATTCAGGCGTACATCGTGCTGAAGATGGCCGCGGTCAACGGCGCTGAAGACGCGCTGGACACGGCCGACGAAGTCTCCGAAAAAATGTCCCGCGAAGACCTCGAGACTGCCACCCAGGTGCTCGGGCAAATTTTCCGTAAATACCTGATGGAACTGCAGAGCGCCGATGGGCGTACGCCTTTCTCGCCCCTTCCCTGA
- a CDS encoding DUF1820 family protein: protein MTKREAPIYKVIFLNQGQVFEMYAKQIYQSDLWGFLEVEEFVFGERTQVVVDPSEEKLKAQFEGVVRSFVPMHSIVRIDEVERLGTPKISEARGAVGNVMPFPMPMPEK from the coding sequence ATGACCAAACGCGAAGCTCCAATCTATAAGGTGATTTTCCTCAACCAGGGCCAGGTGTTCGAAATGTACGCCAAGCAGATCTATCAAAGTGATCTGTGGGGCTTTCTGGAAGTGGAAGAGTTCGTCTTTGGCGAGCGCACGCAAGTGGTCGTCGACCCGAGCGAAGAAAAGCTCAAGGCGCAGTTCGAAGGTGTGGTGCGCAGCTTTGTGCCGATGCATTCGATCGTGCGCATCGACGAAGTGGAACGTCTGGGCACCCCGAAAATCAGCGAAGCCCGTGGCGCGGTCGGCAATGTGATGCCGTTCCCGATGCCGATGCCTGAAAAGTAA
- the miaB gene encoding tRNA (N6-isopentenyl adenosine(37)-C2)-methylthiotransferase MiaB produces the protein MAKKLYIETHGCQMNEYDSSRMVDLLGEHQALEVTARAEDADVILLNTCSIRERAQDRVYSQLGRWRELKLANPDMVIAVGGCVASQEGAAIRDRAPYVDVVFGPQTLHRLPEMIDAARITKLPQVDVSFPEIEKFDHLPEPRIDGPSAYVSVMEGCSKYCTFCVVPYTRGEEVSRPFDDVIAEVIHLAENGVREVTLLGQNVNGYRGTTHDGRLADLAELIRVVAAIDGIDRIRYTTSHPLEFSDSLIQAHADVPELVKHLHLPVQSGSDRILAAMKRNHTALEYKSKLRKLRAAVPGICISSDFIVGFPGETEKDFEQTMKLIADVGFDFSYSFVYSQRPGTPAADLADDTPEELKKERLNALQHRLNQQGFEISRQMVGSVQRILVTDYSKKDPGELQGRTENNRIVNFRCDNPTLIGQFADVHIDAAQPHSLRGSLIQ, from the coding sequence ATGGCCAAGAAGCTTTACATCGAAACCCACGGTTGCCAGATGAACGAGTACGACAGCTCGCGCATGGTCGATCTGCTGGGTGAACATCAGGCCCTGGAAGTCACCGCCCGTGCGGAAGACGCCGACGTGATTCTGCTCAACACCTGCTCGATCCGTGAGCGCGCCCAGGATCGCGTGTATTCGCAACTCGGCCGCTGGCGCGAACTGAAGCTGGCCAACCCGGACATGGTGATCGCCGTCGGCGGTTGCGTGGCCAGCCAGGAAGGCGCGGCGATTCGTGATCGCGCGCCGTACGTCGACGTGGTCTTTGGCCCACAGACCCTGCACCGCCTGCCGGAAATGATCGACGCCGCGCGCATCACCAAGCTGCCGCAAGTCGACGTGTCGTTCCCGGAAATCGAAAAATTCGACCATTTGCCCGAGCCGCGCATCGATGGCCCGAGCGCTTACGTGTCGGTGATGGAAGGTTGCAGCAAGTACTGCACGTTCTGCGTCGTGCCTTACACACGTGGCGAAGAAGTCAGCCGGCCGTTCGACGACGTCATCGCCGAAGTCATTCACCTCGCCGAAAACGGCGTGCGTGAAGTGACCCTGCTCGGGCAGAACGTCAACGGCTATCGCGGTACGACCCATGACGGTCGTCTGGCTGATCTCGCCGAGCTGATCCGCGTTGTCGCCGCCATCGATGGCATCGATCGCATTCGCTACACCACTTCTCACCCGCTGGAGTTCTCCGACAGCCTGATCCAGGCCCACGCCGATGTGCCGGAACTGGTCAAGCATCTGCACTTGCCGGTGCAATCAGGTTCCGACCGGATTCTGGCGGCAATGAAGCGCAATCACACAGCGCTGGAGTACAAATCCAAGCTGCGCAAACTGCGTGCGGCGGTACCGGGGATCTGCATCAGTTCGGACTTCATCGTCGGTTTTCCGGGTGAAACCGAGAAAGACTTCGAACAGACCATGAAGCTGATTGCCGACGTCGGTTTCGACTTCTCCTACTCCTTCGTTTACAGCCAGCGCCCGGGCACCCCGGCTGCCGATCTGGCCGACGACACCCCGGAAGAGCTGAAGAAGGAACGCCTGAACGCGCTGCAGCATCGCCTGAATCAGCAAGGCTTCGAGATCAGCCGACAAATGGTCGGTTCCGTTCAGCGTATTCTGGTCACCGATTACTCGAAAAAAGACCCGGGCGAACTGCAAGGGCGCACCGAGAATAATCGTATCGTCAACTTCCGCTGCGACAATCCAACCCTGATCGGTCAGTTCGCCGACGTGCACATCGACGCGGCGCAGCCGCACTCGCTGCGTGGCTCGCTGATTCAGTAA